The Desulfarculaceae bacterium genome window below encodes:
- a CDS encoding polysaccharide deacetylase family protein, whose product MIWWWLAAGLGAAGFSARWHWWRPRQTGTPVLMYHQIREDLENTPLPKLRVRPKQLAAQLDLLQKRGYAGISLGRALGPDRPAKAAVLTFDDAYQDFLETAWPLIKARGMNATVFVVTSQLAGSNVWDADKGIPSAPLMSAEQIRELAAQGVEFGGHGHEHVDLTSLDDEALSANLAACRDTLAELLGEPPKVFSYPYGLFDHRVQHAVKAAGFAAACSTKPAMLNDASDPLAVGRIIVKRSDTGLDFGLKLTRAKSRW is encoded by the coding sequence ATGATCTGGTGGTGGCTGGCGGCCGGCCTGGGGGCGGCGGGCTTCTCGGCCCGCTGGCACTGGTGGCGGCCCCGGCAGACGGGCACCCCGGTGCTCATGTACCACCAGATTCGCGAAGACCTAGAAAACACCCCTCTGCCCAAGCTCCGGGTGCGGCCCAAGCAATTGGCCGCGCAGCTGGACCTCCTGCAAAAGCGGGGCTACGCCGGTATCAGCCTGGGCCGGGCCCTGGGGCCCGACCGCCCGGCCAAGGCGGCGGTGCTCACCTTTGACGACGCCTACCAGGACTTCCTGGAAACCGCCTGGCCGCTCATCAAGGCGCGGGGCATGAACGCCACGGTGTTCGTGGTGACCAGCCAGCTGGCGGGCTCCAATGTATGGGACGCGGACAAGGGCATCCCCAGCGCGCCGCTGATGAGCGCCGAGCAGATAAGGGAGCTGGCAGCCCAGGGGGTGGAGTTCGGGGGGCATGGCCACGAGCATGTGGACCTGACCAGCCTGGACGATGAGGCGCTATCCGCCAACCTGGCCGCCTGCCGCGACACCCTGGCCGAACTGCTGGGCGAGCCGCCCAAGGTATTTTCCTATCCCTACGGCCTGTTCGACCACCGGGTGCAACACGCGGTGAAAGCGGCGGGCTTCGCGGCGGCCTGCTCCACCAAGCCCGCCATGCTCAACGATGCCAGCGACCCCCTGGCCGTGGGTCGCATCATCGTCAAGCGCTCGGACACCGGGCTGGACTTCGGCCTCAAGCTGACCCGCGCCAAGAGCCGGTGGTAG
- a CDS encoding glycosyltransferase family 2 protein — translation MLKLSVAIIVQNEEKNLPRWLGAVAAVADEIVAVDSGSSDRTVELLEKAGAKVYHRAWTGYADQRNFLAEKCSGDWILMLDADEVINDTCIQVLKGFKANPEPGVEAYHLPSRVWFFGSWLRWGGFYPEWNLRLYRRGSARWARQEVHERLEVQGPVGRLHECLYDHYSYDSVDEYRQRAARYAEAGARNMLAAGRSEGKLAGALHAVGNFASRYVIRLGFLDGAAGWRAAREEAGYTWRKYARLAELRREREEA, via the coding sequence ATGTTGAAGCTGTCGGTGGCCATAATCGTGCAGAACGAGGAAAAGAACCTGCCTCGCTGGCTGGGGGCCGTGGCCGCGGTGGCCGACGAGATCGTGGCCGTGGACTCGGGCTCCAGCGACCGCACGGTGGAATTGTTGGAAAAGGCCGGGGCCAAGGTCTATCACCGGGCCTGGACCGGTTACGCCGACCAGCGCAACTTCCTGGCCGAAAAATGCAGCGGCGACTGGATACTCATGCTGGACGCCGACGAGGTGATCAACGACACCTGCATCCAGGTGCTCAAGGGATTCAAGGCCAACCCCGAGCCCGGGGTGGAGGCCTACCACCTCCCCTCCCGGGTGTGGTTCTTCGGGTCCTGGCTGCGCTGGGGCGGCTTTTACCCGGAATGGAACCTGCGCCTCTACCGCCGGGGTTCGGCCCGCTGGGCCCGCCAGGAGGTGCACGAGCGCCTGGAGGTTCAGGGCCCGGTGGGACGGCTGCACGAGTGCCTCTACGACCATTATTCCTATGATTCGGTGGACGAATACCGCCAGCGGGCCGCCCGCTATGCCGAGGCCGGGGCTCGGAACATGCTGGCCGCCGGGCGCAGCGAGGGCAAGCTGGCCGGGGCGCTGCACGCGGTGGGGAATTTCGCGTCCAGGTATGTGATCCGGCTGGGTTTCTTGGACGGGGCCGCCGGATGGCGGGCCGCGCGGGAGGAGGCGGGCTACACCTGGCGTAAATACGCCCGTCTGGCCGAGCTGCGCCGGGAGCGCGAGGAGGCCTGA
- a CDS encoding ATP-binding protein has protein sequence MVASSLEIGHVTSISGSKVMGVLLQPQDSGDARAMAASVQIGSLVKLATTGSVAFGLISGLSIPRPAYPLSTNDLKMMEIELLGEAMAGPGGQVRFQRGVSLYPSLGAPILTAGPEDLAELYTKGNDSNVQIGAIRQESSLPAYIATDDIFGKHFALLGNSGTGKSCAITAILRAALNQHREGHVVILDPHDEYAKAFGNAAEVIGPDKLKLPYWLLNSEEIVKALCSQEEALKEVEAPILKEAIVAAKNEHPDNKNLYAKITVDTPVPYSLAAMVGKLKAAMGRLNRPEGSQPYLRIISRVESLQRDRRFAFMFSSVMGQDYMEQILGRILRIPVEGKPVAIIPLSGIPSEIVDVVVSLVCRLIFDFALWSERASAVPILLVCEEAHRYAPRDPSLGFAPTRRAISRIAKEGRKYGVGMGLITQRPSEISEAILSQCNTLFAMRLSNDKDQDFVMAALPESALGLIKALPALRTQEAIVTGEGVNFPVIIRFADLDQAIRPKSNLLRVSEGWRRDPAAGLVAQTVERWRNHGN, from the coding sequence ATGGTTGCGTCTTCGTTGGAAATCGGCCACGTCACCTCCATCAGCGGCTCCAAGGTCATGGGCGTGCTCTTGCAGCCCCAGGACTCGGGCGATGCCCGGGCCATGGCCGCCTCGGTGCAGATAGGCTCCCTGGTCAAGCTGGCCACCACGGGCTCGGTGGCCTTCGGGCTCATCAGCGGGCTCTCCATCCCCCGCCCGGCCTACCCCCTTTCCACCAATGATCTCAAGATGATGGAGATCGAACTCCTGGGCGAGGCCATGGCCGGTCCGGGCGGTCAGGTGCGCTTCCAGCGGGGGGTTTCGCTATACCCCAGCCTGGGCGCGCCCATCCTCACCGCCGGGCCCGAGGACCTGGCCGAGCTCTACACCAAGGGCAACGATTCCAACGTGCAGATCGGGGCCATCCGCCAGGAGTCCTCCCTGCCGGCCTACATCGCCACCGATGACATCTTCGGCAAGCATTTCGCGCTCTTGGGCAACAGCGGCACCGGCAAGTCCTGCGCCATCACCGCCATTTTGCGCGCCGCCCTCAACCAGCACCGCGAGGGCCACGTGGTGATCCTGGACCCCCACGACGAGTACGCCAAGGCCTTTGGCAACGCGGCCGAGGTCATCGGACCGGACAAGCTCAAGCTGCCCTACTGGCTACTCAACTCCGAGGAGATCGTCAAGGCGCTGTGCAGCCAGGAGGAGGCCCTCAAGGAAGTGGAGGCGCCAATCCTCAAGGAAGCCATCGTGGCGGCCAAGAACGAGCACCCGGACAACAAGAACCTCTACGCCAAAATCACGGTGGACACCCCGGTGCCCTACTCCCTGGCGGCCATGGTGGGCAAGCTCAAGGCGGCCATGGGCCGGCTCAACCGCCCCGAGGGCTCCCAGCCCTACTTGCGCATCATCTCCCGGGTGGAGTCCCTCCAGCGCGACCGGCGCTTCGCCTTCATGTTTAGCAGCGTCATGGGCCAGGACTACATGGAGCAGATCCTGGGGCGCATCCTCAGGATCCCGGTGGAAGGCAAGCCCGTGGCCATCATCCCCCTGTCGGGCATCCCCTCGGAGATCGTGGACGTGGTGGTCTCCCTGGTCTGCCGCCTCATCTTCGACTTCGCCCTGTGGAGCGAGCGCGCCTCGGCGGTGCCCATCCTGCTGGTCTGCGAGGAGGCCCACCGCTACGCCCCCCGCGACCCCTCCCTGGGCTTCGCGCCCACCCGCCGGGCTATCAGCCGCATCGCCAAGGAGGGGCGCAAGTACGGGGTGGGCATGGGGCTGATCACCCAGCGCCCCTCGGAAATATCCGAGGCCATCCTCAGCCAGTGCAACACCCTGTTCGCCATGCGCCTGAGCAACGACAAGGACCAGGACTTCGTGATGGCCGCCCTGCCCGAGAGCGCCCTGGGGCTCATCAAGGCCCTGCCGGCCCTGCGCACCCAAGAGGCCATAGTCACCGGCGAGGGGGTCAACTTCCCGGTGATCATCCGTTTCGCGGACCTGGACCAGGCCATCCGGCCCAAGAGCAACCTCTTGCGGGTGTCCGAAGGCTGGCGCCGCGACCCCGCCGCCGGCCTAGTGGCCCAGACCGTGGAGCGGTGGCGCAACCACGGCAATTAG
- a CDS encoding NADH:flavin oxidoreductase, with protein sequence MSTYPHLFSPLDLGGLHLNNRVTMAPLYLGYARADGLVNRRLRDHYAELGASGAAMIMVESASVHPRGAGTPYTLRADHDEFIDGLSRLAELIHQGGAKAGLQINHAGRFAHHGGVPLAPSAVPVGEMTPMAIERDDLPELADYYAEAAWRVKRAGFDLVELHGGTGYLLSEFLSPRTNTRGDEYGGSLENRLRFPLQVIEGVRHAVGPDYPIGYRYLADEWLPDGFQLSEAILAAPILARTGLAYLSVMGGTYESFFLPERQAQEKEPGYMLSLAAAVKKAVDIPVIAAGRIQDPALAEKAIAEGQCDLVGLARVLLADPRWPKKALEGREDEIVACQPTCNLCFSRVGKGLPIFCSQWPADKRERFATRD encoded by the coding sequence ATGAGCACCTATCCCCATCTCTTCTCGCCGCTGGACCTGGGCGGGCTGCATCTGAACAACCGCGTCACCATGGCCCCGCTCTATCTGGGCTACGCCCGGGCCGACGGCCTGGTCAACCGCCGCCTGCGCGACCACTACGCCGAGCTGGGCGCTTCGGGCGCGGCCATGATCATGGTGGAGAGCGCCTCGGTGCATCCCCGGGGCGCGGGCACCCCCTACACCTTGCGCGCCGACCACGACGAGTTCATCGATGGCCTGAGCCGTCTGGCCGAGTTGATCCACCAAGGCGGGGCCAAGGCGGGCTTGCAGATCAACCATGCGGGCCGCTTCGCCCACCATGGCGGGGTGCCCCTGGCCCCATCGGCGGTGCCGGTGGGCGAGATGACCCCCATGGCTATCGAACGCGACGATTTGCCCGAGCTGGCCGATTATTACGCCGAGGCTGCCTGGCGGGTGAAGCGGGCGGGCTTCGACCTGGTGGAGCTGCACGGAGGCACCGGCTACCTGCTCTCCGAGTTCCTCTCCCCCCGCACCAACACCCGCGGGGACGAGTACGGCGGCTCCCTGGAAAACCGCCTGCGCTTCCCCCTACAGGTGATCGAGGGCGTACGCCACGCGGTGGGGCCGGACTATCCCATCGGCTACCGCTATTTGGCCGACGAGTGGCTGCCCGACGGCTTCCAGCTGAGCGAAGCGATTTTGGCCGCGCCCATCCTGGCCCGGACGGGCCTGGCCTATCTCTCGGTCATGGGCGGCACCTACGAGTCGTTCTTTTTGCCCGAGCGCCAGGCCCAGGAAAAGGAGCCCGGCTACATGCTCTCCCTGGCCGCGGCAGTGAAAAAGGCGGTGGATATCCCGGTGATCGCGGCCGGGCGCATCCAGGACCCGGCCCTGGCCGAAAAGGCCATCGCCGAGGGCCAATGCGACCTGGTGGGCCTGGCCCGGGTGCTCCTGGCCGATCCCCGCTGGCCCAAGAAGGCATTGGAGGGCCGGGAGGATGAGATCGTGGCCTGCCAGCCCACCTGCAACCTGTGCTTCTCCCGGGTGGGCAAGGGCCTGCCTATCTTCTGCTCCCAGTGGCCGGCGGACAAGCGCGAGCGCTTCGCCACCCGCGACTAA
- a CDS encoding glycosyltransferase family 4 protein, producing the protein MKPLNIIHTEWSNGWGGQEIRILTECQGMAARGHQVALCGCPIGKLRQAAEEAGLVFHPLDMRGPWDLAAIRGLMALMKRERTDVLNTHSSVDGWVGGMACRLSGVANVRTRHLSAKVPNHPFNFVYRLPQAVTTTGEGIRRHLIQDYGLAAARVFSVPTGVDTSRYAPAQPDPGLARELGLEPGTPVVAIVAILRSWKRHDLFLQMAQELLAAGRRIQFMLVGGGPKEEEIRALVQSMGLADAVRMTGMRPDVERILPLCDVCVLASDKNEGVPQAVLQQMAAERPVVAADAGDVGQVVRNMDTGILVEPGSASALAAGVARMLDEPELAARLARQGREMVLASHSLEHMLTLTETIYTKVLAAKGAA; encoded by the coding sequence ATGAAGCCTCTGAACATAATTCACACGGAATGGTCCAACGGCTGGGGTGGGCAGGAGATCCGCATCCTCACCGAGTGCCAGGGCATGGCCGCCCGGGGGCACCAGGTGGCCCTGTGCGGCTGCCCCATCGGCAAGCTGCGGCAGGCCGCCGAGGAGGCCGGGCTCGTCTTTCATCCCCTGGACATGCGCGGCCCCTGGGACCTCGCGGCCATCCGGGGCCTCATGGCCCTGATGAAGCGCGAGCGCACCGACGTTCTTAACACTCACTCCTCGGTGGACGGCTGGGTGGGGGGCATGGCCTGCCGCCTGAGCGGGGTGGCCAACGTGCGCACCCGGCACCTCTCGGCCAAGGTGCCCAACCATCCCTTCAACTTCGTCTACCGTTTGCCTCAGGCGGTGACCACCACCGGGGAAGGCATCCGGCGGCATCTGATCCAGGACTACGGCCTGGCCGCGGCCCGGGTGTTCTCGGTGCCCACCGGGGTGGACACCAGCCGCTACGCTCCCGCCCAGCCCGACCCCGGGCTGGCCCGCGAGCTGGGCCTCGAGCCGGGGACGCCGGTGGTGGCCATCGTGGCCATCCTGCGCTCCTGGAAGCGGCATGACCTCTTCTTGCAGATGGCCCAGGAGCTGCTAGCCGCCGGCCGCCGGATCCAGTTCATGCTGGTGGGCGGCGGGCCCAAGGAAGAGGAGATTCGCGCCTTGGTGCAGAGCATGGGGCTCGCGGACGCGGTGCGCATGACCGGCATGAGGCCGGACGTGGAGCGCATCCTGCCCCTGTGCGACGTGTGCGTCCTGGCCAGCGACAAGAACGAGGGCGTGCCCCAGGCGGTGCTCCAGCAGATGGCCGCCGAGCGCCCGGTGGTGGCCGCCGATGCGGGCGACGTGGGCCAGGTGGTGCGCAACATGGACACCGGGATCCTGGTGGAGCCGGGCAGCGCCTCGGCCCTGGCCGCTGGGGTGGCCCGCATGTTGGACGAGCCTGAGCTGGCCGCGCGCCTGGCCCGGCAAGGGCGGGAGATGGTATTGGCCTCCCACTCCCTGGAGCACATGCTCACCCTCACCGAGACCATCTACACCAAGGTGCTGGCCGCCAAGGGGGCCGCATGA
- a CDS encoding GNAT family N-acetyltransferase, with amino-acid sequence MRLPSSSTPEIRSMQPSDLDQIVAIDIKVLGRPRPEYWETKLELVAKRSQMAGLVAELEGRVVGFIIGGASRWEYGMPENIGWIDTIGVDPDFQRRHIADTLFARLTADLKAQGVDSVHTFVKKRDWRLLKFFHHLGFAEGDMVNLELDL; translated from the coding sequence ATGCGCCTACCCTCTTCCTCCACCCCCGAAATCCGTTCCATGCAACCCTCGGACCTCGACCAGATCGTGGCCATCGACATCAAGGTGCTGGGCCGCCCCAGGCCCGAGTATTGGGAAACCAAGCTGGAGCTGGTGGCCAAACGCTCCCAGATGGCCGGCCTGGTGGCCGAGCTGGAGGGCCGGGTGGTGGGCTTCATCATCGGCGGGGCCAGCCGCTGGGAATACGGCATGCCCGAGAACATCGGCTGGATCGACACCATCGGGGTGGACCCGGACTTCCAGCGCCGCCACATCGCCGACACCCTCTTCGCCCGCCTGACCGCGGACTTGAAGGCCCAAGGCGTGGACTCGGTGCACACCTTCGTCAAGAAGCGCGACTGGCGTTTGCTCAAGTTTTTCCACCACCTGGGCTTCGCCGAAGGCGACATGGTCAACCTGGAGCTTGACCTCTAA
- the sat gene encoding sulfate adenylyltransferase, giving the protein MALIKPHGGGNLKPLFVMDEAQRADLAKEAMSLPSITVSSAAAGNAVMLGGGYFTPLEGYMSKADALGVAKEMKTASGLFWPTPVLNMVEDAGAIKAGDRIALRDPNVAGNPVLAIQDVTAVETFSDEEMAMMTDKIYRTDDMAHPGVKAFNSVGKTCISGPIKVLSYSYFEKDFEGTFKTAYEIREDMEKLGWSKVVAFQTRNPMHRAHEELCRMAYNDLKCDGILIHMLLGKLKAGDIPADVRDACIRKMVELYFEPNTVLVTGYGFDMLYAGPREAVLHAVFRQNTGCTHLIVGRDHAGVGDYYGGFDAQTIFDDEVPADALDIEIYKADHTAYSKKLDKVIMMKDAPEGHTKEDFVLLSGTKVREMLGQGIAPPPEFSRPEVAKILMDYYQSIDGK; this is encoded by the coding sequence ATGGCACTTATCAAACCCCATGGCGGCGGTAATCTGAAGCCGCTGTTCGTGATGGACGAGGCTCAGCGCGCCGATCTGGCCAAGGAGGCCATGTCGCTGCCTTCGATCACCGTCAGCTCCGCCGCGGCCGGCAACGCCGTGATGTTGGGTGGTGGTTACTTCACCCCCCTGGAAGGCTACATGAGCAAGGCCGACGCCCTGGGCGTGGCCAAGGAAATGAAGACCGCCTCCGGCCTGTTCTGGCCCACCCCGGTGCTGAACATGGTCGAGGACGCCGGCGCCATCAAGGCCGGCGACCGCATCGCCCTGCGCGACCCCAACGTGGCCGGCAACCCGGTTCTGGCCATCCAGGACGTCACGGCCGTCGAGACCTTCTCCGATGAGGAGATGGCCATGATGACCGACAAGATCTACCGCACCGACGACATGGCCCACCCCGGCGTGAAGGCCTTCAACAGCGTCGGCAAGACCTGCATCTCCGGTCCCATCAAGGTCCTGAGCTACTCCTACTTCGAGAAGGACTTCGAAGGCACCTTCAAGACCGCCTACGAGATCCGCGAGGACATGGAAAAGCTGGGCTGGTCCAAGGTCGTGGCTTTCCAGACTCGTAACCCCATGCACCGGGCCCACGAAGAGCTCTGCCGCATGGCCTACAACGACCTGAAGTGCGACGGCATCCTGATCCACATGCTCCTGGGCAAGCTGAAGGCCGGCGACATTCCCGCCGACGTGCGCGACGCCTGCATCCGCAAGATGGTGGAGCTCTACTTCGAGCCCAACACCGTGTTGGTGACCGGTTACGGCTTCGACATGCTCTACGCCGGCCCCCGCGAGGCCGTGCTGCACGCCGTGTTCCGCCAGAACACCGGTTGTACCCACCTGATCGTGGGCCGCGACCACGCTGGCGTGGGCGACTACTACGGCGGCTTCGACGCCCAGACCATCTTCGACGACGAGGTGCCGGCCGACGCCCTGGACATCGAGATCTACAAGGCCGACCACACCGCCTACTCCAAGAAGCTGGACAAGGTCATCATGATGAAGGACGCTCCCGAGGGTCACACCAAGGAAGACTTCGTCCTGCTGTCGGGCACCAAGGTCCGCGAGATGCTGGGCCAGGGCATCGCGCCCCCGCCCGAGTTCTCCCGTCCCGAGGTGGCCAAGATCCTCATGGACTACTATCAGTCCATCGACGGCAAGTAA
- the rnc gene encoding ribonuclease III: MSLDLEQSQLLKELCRRLGHEFANQALLRQALRHSSYIHEHPEEDGDSYERLEFLGDAVLELSITEMLFARFPEASEGQLSKARAGVVNENRLASTARDLGIGPCLMLGRGEELQGGRDKPSILADVVESLAAAIYLDAGLEAARRVLLDLLGPAAERALERAPKKDFKTRLQEEVQERLHLTPVYEMIEAEGPDHAKVFTVAVIIGERSVASGKGRSKKEAEQEAACAALDCWRDLSPDEA, translated from the coding sequence ATGTCCTTGGACCTGGAACAAAGTCAACTGCTTAAAGAGCTTTGCCGCCGCTTGGGCCATGAGTTCGCCAACCAGGCCCTGCTTCGGCAGGCGCTCCGGCACTCATCCTACATCCATGAGCACCCCGAAGAGGACGGCGACAGCTACGAGCGCCTGGAATTCCTGGGCGACGCGGTGCTGGAGCTAAGCATCACCGAGATGCTCTTCGCCCGCTTCCCCGAGGCCAGCGAGGGCCAGCTCTCCAAGGCCCGGGCCGGGGTGGTCAACGAGAACCGCCTGGCCTCCACCGCCCGCGACCTGGGCATCGGCCCCTGCCTTATGCTGGGGCGCGGCGAGGAGTTGCAAGGCGGACGCGACAAGCCTTCCATCCTGGCCGACGTGGTGGAGTCCCTGGCCGCGGCCATATACCTGGACGCCGGCCTGGAGGCGGCCCGCCGGGTGCTCCTGGATCTCCTGGGCCCGGCGGCGGAACGCGCCCTGGAGCGCGCTCCCAAAAAGGACTTCAAAACCCGCCTGCAAGAGGAGGTTCAGGAGCGCCTGCATCTGACCCCGGTCTACGAGATGATCGAGGCCGAGGGCCCGGACCACGCCAAGGTCTTCACCGTGGCGGTGATCATCGGCGAGCGCTCCGTGGCCTCGGGCAAGGGCCGCAGTAAAAAAGAGGCCGAGCAGGAGGCCGCCTGCGCGGCCCTGGACTGCTGGCGCGACCTTTCCCCGGACGAAGCCTAA
- a CDS encoding AAA family ATPase, whose protein sequence is MNHRPFGLQLDPFGPEPDPRFVVLTPPHREALATLVYALDQREGWALLHGSAGLGKTTILQALMLQLGPEVISAVVSRPYLKVLPLCNQIALALGLGGPYDSKGPFLDDFRSRLDTMRAQGQSLLLVIDDAQMLPPDLLTEVRLLGNEDQGSPRVLNLFLSARPLIQVQMERGHELALRQLLRRQPKLLPLDAAEAMNYVAKRLSIAGGDPDLFQPDALRLIHQEAHGVPRAINRLCGLCLSAAAEAGAAPIGPDTARAVLEKAPRLEAAPGQGWLAPNETAPPPQPMPLDQDGFPTPEHPWDACAHPHPRPEPTPEEQALENRLMNRCANLYRGQSWWEKTTAFTVEWDNLRRRRLGLLGPAFPSFCPRWVDARWGSLNLGRRAADYEGAIYTDWIAAQYRRVLGESLGELPLSELSSPAAVAYWREEAAGQEPAPPAPVAAPFDGWDDFDPERPEHAAHAGKAVDELFDLASYVCADERKTAEDLVTEAVCQAVLPLKALRGLPAVQKFVSQSLSRRADAAPAQASEPPPGEHPPLII, encoded by the coding sequence ATGAACCATAGGCCTTTTGGTTTACAACTCGACCCCTTCGGGCCGGAACCGGACCCCCGCTTCGTGGTGCTCACGCCGCCGCACCGGGAGGCCCTGGCCACCCTGGTCTATGCCTTGGACCAGCGGGAGGGCTGGGCCCTCTTGCACGGCTCGGCCGGCCTGGGCAAGACCACCATCCTCCAGGCCCTCATGCTCCAGCTCGGGCCGGAGGTCATCAGCGCGGTGGTGTCGCGGCCTTATCTCAAGGTGCTCCCCTTATGCAACCAGATCGCCCTGGCCCTGGGGCTGGGCGGCCCTTATGACAGCAAGGGCCCGTTTTTAGACGACTTTAGGTCCCGCCTGGATACCATGCGCGCCCAGGGCCAAAGCTTGCTCCTGGTCATCGACGATGCCCAGATGTTGCCCCCCGATCTGCTCACCGAGGTGCGCCTTCTGGGCAACGAGGACCAGGGTTCGCCCCGGGTGCTCAACCTGTTCCTCTCGGCCCGCCCGCTCATCCAGGTGCAGATGGAGCGGGGCCACGAGCTGGCCCTGCGCCAGCTCCTGCGCCGCCAGCCCAAGCTGCTCCCCCTGGACGCCGCCGAGGCCATGAACTACGTGGCCAAGCGCCTGAGCATCGCCGGGGGCGACCCGGACCTTTTCCAGCCCGACGCGTTGCGCCTGATCCACCAGGAAGCCCACGGGGTGCCCCGGGCCATCAACCGCCTCTGCGGCCTATGCCTGAGCGCGGCCGCCGAGGCCGGGGCCGCGCCCATCGGCCCGGACACGGCGCGCGCGGTCCTGGAAAAAGCCCCCCGCCTGGAAGCCGCGCCGGGGCAGGGCTGGCTGGCCCCGAACGAAACCGCTCCGCCCCCCCAGCCCATGCCCCTGGACCAGGACGGGTTCCCCACCCCGGAGCACCCCTGGGACGCCTGCGCCCATCCCCATCCCCGCCCGGAGCCGACCCCGGAGGAGCAGGCCCTGGAAAACCGCCTGATGAACCGCTGCGCCAACCTCTACCGGGGCCAGAGCTGGTGGGAGAAGACCACCGCCTTCACCGTGGAGTGGGACAACCTGCGCCGCCGCCGCCTGGGGCTGCTGGGCCCTGCCTTCCCCAGCTTCTGCCCCCGCTGGGTGGATGCCCGCTGGGGATCGCTGAACCTGGGACGCCGCGCGGCGGACTACGAGGGCGCCATATACACCGACTGGATCGCGGCCCAGTACCGCCGGGTGCTGGGCGAATCCCTGGGAGAGCTGCCCCTGAGCGAGCTGAGCAGCCCGGCGGCGGTGGCCTATTGGCGCGAGGAGGCGGCCGGCCAGGAGCCCGCCCCCCCGGCCCCGGTGGCCGCGCCCTTCGACGGCTGGGACGACTTCGACCCCGAACGGCCCGAGCACGCCGCCCACGCCGGCAAGGCGGTGGACGAGCTGTTCGACCTGGCCTCCTATGTCTGCGCCGACGAGCGCAAGACCGCCGAGGACCTGGTCACCGAGGCGGTGTGCCAGGCGGTGTTGCCCCTCAAGGCCCTGCGCGGCCTGCCCGCGGTGCAAAAATTCGTGTCTCAGTCGCTGAGCCGCCGCGCGGACGCCGCCCCGGCCCAGGCCTCCGAGCCGCCCCCCGGCGAACACCCGCCCCTGATCATCTAG
- a CDS encoding DegT/DnrJ/EryC1/StrS family aminotransferase yields MQFIDLATQQKRIRKKIEANLKKVLDHGAYVMGPEVGELEKQMAARAGTARALSCASGTDALLLALMALGIGRGDAVLVPAFTFFASAEAVSLVGATPVFVDIASEDFNLDPVKLERAVVALRKGDPRLHPLPEAGVGPLKPKAVVAVDLYGLPADYAAIGEIAEAEGLAVIEDAAQSMGASRGGKAAGSFGAIGCTSFYPAKPLGAYGEGGMVFTDDVELADRMVSLRVHGSGRHAYEHLRIGLNARLDTMQAAVLLAKLEIFSEELELRGKAAARYSELLAGSQVETPRLPEGCVSAWAQYSVLAKDGEHRAALRDKLSSAGVPTAVHYPEPVHLQPVYEHLGYRPGDFPVAEFAAGRVFSLPMHPYLERSDQEKIAALLQKD; encoded by the coding sequence ATGCAGTTCATCGACCTGGCCACCCAACAGAAGCGCATCCGCAAGAAGATCGAAGCCAACCTCAAAAAGGTGCTGGATCACGGTGCCTACGTGATGGGCCCGGAGGTGGGCGAGCTGGAGAAGCAGATGGCCGCGCGGGCGGGCACGGCCCGCGCCCTGAGCTGCGCTTCGGGCACCGACGCGCTCTTGCTGGCGCTCATGGCCCTGGGCATCGGGCGGGGCGACGCGGTGCTGGTGCCGGCCTTTACTTTCTTCGCCAGCGCCGAGGCGGTGAGCCTGGTGGGGGCCACCCCGGTGTTCGTGGACATCGCCAGCGAGGATTTCAACCTGGACCCGGTGAAGCTGGAGCGGGCGGTGGTGGCCCTGCGCAAGGGCGACCCGCGCCTGCACCCCCTGCCCGAGGCGGGCGTGGGGCCGCTCAAGCCCAAGGCGGTAGTGGCGGTGGACCTCTACGGCCTGCCCGCCGACTACGCGGCCATCGGCGAGATCGCCGAGGCCGAGGGCTTGGCGGTGATCGAGGACGCGGCCCAGTCCATGGGCGCCAGCCGCGGCGGCAAGGCGGCCGGGAGCTTCGGGGCCATCGGCTGCACCTCCTTCTACCCGGCCAAGCCCCTGGGGGCCTACGGCGAGGGCGGCATGGTCTTCACCGACGACGTTGAGCTGGCCGACCGCATGGTATCGCTCCGGGTGCACGGCAGCGGCCGCCACGCCTACGAGCACCTGCGCATCGGTCTCAACGCCCGTTTGGACACCATGCAAGCGGCGGTGCTCTTGGCCAAGCTGGAGATATTCTCCGAGGAGCTGGAGCTGCGGGGCAAGGCGGCGGCGCGCTACAGCGAGCTGTTGGCCGGGAGCCAGGTGGAGACCCCGCGCCTGCCCGAGGGCTGCGTGTCGGCCTGGGCGCAGTATTCGGTCCTGGCCAAGGACGGCGAGCACCGCGCGGCCTTGCGCGACAAGCTGTCCTCGGCCGGGGTGCCCACCGCGGTGCACTATCCCGAGCCGGTGCACTTGCAGCCGGTGTACGAGCATTTGGGCTATCGCCCCGGCGACTTCCCGGTGGCCGAGTTCGCCGCCGGGCGGGTCTTCAGCCTGCCCATGCACCCCTACCTGGAACGGAGCGACCAGGAGAAGATCGCCGCGCTGCTCCAAAAAGACTAG